The DNA window TGGTGTACATCTGAAGCAGAGCTTGGCGGGAGAGGATGAAGGAGCCGGCGGTGACATACGGCGGCCAACGATCGAACGGATACTCCTCCAGGGAGACGTACCACTTGCTGAACTTGTGGCGCAGCGGAGAGGTCTGGAAAACGTATCCGGCAAACAATACATCCGGTTGGTGGGTTTGTCTGCCTCTGCCCAGGAACCGTAGCACGTTCTTCATCGACACATAGTAGTCGTCATCCACGAAGAGGTAGAAGTCGCTCCGGTTGAAGTGCTCGCTGGCCCACCGCATTCCCAACATGGTTTTCAGGGTATTGTTGAAGTAGGCATCCACAAAATCACCCTGGAGAATGTCGCCGTGCTCGCGCGCCTCCCAGGCCACGTCTTTTTGCCCCTCCTCCGCCGTGCCCAGCAGGAAAACCCGTCGCAGCTGGACATCCGAGAAGCGGGCCTCGTAGCCCCAAGTGCGTCGGATAGCATCCCGGCGCCGGACATTGGCCACGGCGCTCTTGACGAGAATCGTTAGCCGGGGCGGATCCGCCGCGGCCTCGCCCGTAAATGTGGGCATTCGCAAAAAGGCGTATCCGCCGATTCCAGAGGTAGCACGGCCGTCATCTTTCACCGGATAGTGGAAGTGCTGTTCAAAGTCCAGCTCGTGGAGGTGGGTGAGTAGGCCGCAGTAGTCCACCAGCAGGATGAGGGGCAGCGCCAGGAGGCATTTCAACAGCAGTTTGCAGAGTTTACCCTGCATTCCGgccacaacaaaaacaaaaacaacacaagtGTGCCCGATTCGGCCGCAGCTTGAAATCCCAAGGTCTGGCAACCCTCTTCGAACTGAATGTCAAatccaagaagaagaagaaattgtttacaaaatagTGACTTTAAGCGGGCAGTTGATAATTGTGAAATTAAGATGTCCGAGGAAGTAGCCAGCGCTCCAGTGGCCCCAACTGGATCCACGCTAACCACGGCCCAGAAGGCTCGCATCGAACGGAATCAGGCCAAGGCCCTGAAGCTGCGGGAGGCCAAGTTGGTGGCGCATCCTTACAAGGATTTGGCCAGGTGAGGGTTATTTGAAGGGCAATCCTCCAGAATTGGTTACTGAAGTGTTTGATTCCATTGCAGCAACAAAGATGGCAGCCATCCCGAGGCGGTTCTAAGCCAGAGCTCCTCCGTAATCAAGGTGCAGGGCACCAAGTACATAGACAGCGGTGGCGGCTTTCTGCTGGAACAGCCTGTGCTTCCGGGAGCCGGGGCAGCTGGAGCGGCAGCAGCATCCGGAGATGGTATACCTGTTATTGAGGACGACGCTATCGCCATCCCAGTTCACTATGAGGAGTGCCTGGAGTGCGGCGACCAGTTCGCAGATTCCTATTTGTTCAGTAACTTTGATCATTCCGTGTGCGACAAGTGTCGGGATAACGAGGAGAAGCACTCGCTCATCACCAGGACCGAGGCCAAGGCAGAGTACCTTCTGAAGGACTGTGACTTTGATAAGCGACAGCCCCCGCTGCGATACATCAGCCGGAAGAATCCACACAACGTGCGCTGGGGCGAGATGAAGCTATACCTGCATCTGCAGGTCCTCAAGCGGGCCATGGAGGTGTGGGGCAGCGAGGATGAGCTGGTGCGCCAGCACGAGGCCAGGGAGGACAAACGTGAGGTGGGCAAGGCCCGCAAGTACAACAAGCAGATGAAGCAGCTCCGCATGGAGGTCCGCAGCAGTATTTATACGAAGAAGACCCACGAAATCCACCAGCACGAGTTCGGTCCGGATACTTAcaatgaggaggaggacaccTACACGCACACCTGCCTCTCTTGTCCCTATAGCGAGACCTACGAAAAGATGTAGACATCACCATGgatcacctttttttttttggaaatactGTTTTCTTCAAGTTTCAGAAAATCCagtttatttcttaaaatttttagtttttgaatGAATTTTTGCATGAAGGCtatcatttattattaaatatatcttTCTTCATGTTAGTTTTaagcaaaaaattaataattaagaagAAAATTGCATggatattaataattttataaagaaGTTATAGACTTCAGATTAagaatccttttttttgtcgcttaTAGGAGTTGAATgaaaaactataatttaaaAGCTTAGAATAGTTAATAAAGCTTATGTTTCTTTGAGGAAATTTTTATGTAGGTGACGAAGGTTACGCTGTAGTTCGCACGCACTTACTGA is part of the Drosophila bipectinata strain 14024-0381.07 chromosome XL, DbipHiC1v2, whole genome shotgun sequence genome and encodes:
- the brn gene encoding beta-1,3-galactosyltransferase brn — encoded protein: MQGKLCKLLLKCLLALPLILLVDYCGLLTHLHELDFEQHFHYPVKDDGRATSGIGGYAFLRMPTFTGEAAADPPRLTILVKSAVANVRRRDAIRRTWGYEARFSDVQLRRVFLLGTAEEGQKDVAWEAREHGDILQGDFVDAYFNNTLKTMLGMRWASEHFNRSDFYLFVDDDYYVSMKNVLRFLGRGRQTHQPDVLFAGYVFQTSPLRHKFSKWYVSLEEYPFDRWPPYVTAGSFILSRQALLQMYTTSKRIPLFRFDDVYLGIVALKARIPLQHCDDFHFHRPTYKGPDSYSSVIASHEFGDPDEMIRVWNECRSANYA
- the Xpac gene encoding DNA repair protein complementing XP-A cells homolog, whose product is MSNPRRRRNCLQNSDFKRAVDNCEIKMSEEVASAPVAPTGSTLTTAQKARIERNQAKALKLREAKLVAHPYKDLASNKDGSHPEAVLSQSSSVIKVQGTKYIDSGGGFLLEQPVLPGAGAAGAAAASGDGIPVIEDDAIAIPVHYEECLECGDQFADSYLFSNFDHSVCDKCRDNEEKHSLITRTEAKAEYLLKDCDFDKRQPPLRYISRKNPHNVRWGEMKLYLHLQVLKRAMEVWGSEDELVRQHEAREDKREVGKARKYNKQMKQLRMEVRSSIYTKKTHEIHQHEFGPDTYNEEEDTYTHTCLSCPYSETYEKM